The Chitinophaga niabensis genomic interval AGGAGTAGCAGGTTGTACTTTTATTATGGGCGTACCCGGTGCAGATGATATCATGTTGAACTATCAATCCACTTCTTTTCATGATGCCTTGTATATCAGGCAGGTACTGGGTTTACGGCCTGCACCGGAATTTGAGCATTGGTTGATAAAATATGGCCTGATGGATGGAAACGGGAGATCATTGCCAGTGGCGCCTTCTAATTTGTTACTAAAGAACTATCTATGATCATAGCTGACCCATGGCATGGATTAAAGGCATTCACCGCAGCGCGCATTGCATTAGGCCGCACGGGTACGGCGATACCTATGCAGGAGGTGTTGCGTTTCAAGCTGGCGCATGCACATGCCAGGGATGCTGTTCATTCTTCTTTGGATATTACCGCATTCCCCTGGGAAATAAATCTGCTGCATAGTAATGCAGCAGATCGTGCAGAATACCTGCAACGCCCGGATAAAGGCCGCCAGCTGCAGGAAAGTTCCCGTTTATCATTAACACCCGGGCATGCAGACATCGGAATTATACTGGTTGATGGTTTATCTGCTACCGCAGTTAATCATCATGCAGTTCCGGTACTGGCATACCTGTTTCCTATGTTGCAGGCAAAGAAAATATCCTGCGCGCG includes:
- the eutC gene encoding ethanolamine ammonia-lyase subunit EutC; translated protein: MIIADPWHGLKAFTAARIALGRTGTAIPMQEVLRFKLAHAHARDAVHSSLDITAFPWEINLLHSNAADRAEYLQRPDKGRQLQESSRLSLTPGHADIGIILVDGLSATAVNHHAVPVLAYLFPMLQAKKISCARIQLVQQGRVAIGDEIGELLGVKLVLVLIGERPGLTSPDSLGAYLTWQPRPGLTDEARNCISNIRPEGLPYQLAAEKMFYLINEALRLHLTGVMLKDNYSLRIS